The following nucleotide sequence is from Betaproteobacteria bacterium.
ATCGAAAAGGCTGGAGTTCGACTCTTCTATGCCCGCATCCCGGCTCGGTTCGGCGTCGTCAACCCGGACAGGCGGGACACACCGGAAGCTGCCGAGGTGGCCCAGTGACAGAAATCTGGACACAGGCGGCCCTCTGGCTCGGATTGGCGCTGCTCGCCACGCTCGTATCGATACGACTGCGCATTGCTACCGCGCTGTCGGAAATCGTGGTGGGCACCATCGCCCAACTGCTCCTGGGAGCGGCACTAGGGGGTGCTCTGCTGAATGCCGACGCCTCGTGGGTAAAGTTTCTGTCGGGGGCGGGTGCCATCGTGCTGACGTTTCTGGCCGGCGCGGAGCTCGACCCCGGGGTGTTCCGGATGAAGTGGCGCGAAGCGACCGCGGTCGGCATGGTGAGCTTTGCCGTCCCCTTTTTCGGGTGCGCCACCGTGGCGTACTGGGGGCTCGGTTGGTCCGGCCAAGCAAGCTGGCTCGCCGGCATCGCGATGTCGACGACCTCGGTCGCCGTGGTCTATGCCGTGATGCTGGAGTTCGGTTTCAACGTCACGGATTACGGCAAGACGGTGCTCGCCGCCTGCTTCATCACCGACCTCGCTACGGTCGTCGCGCTCGGATTCATCTTCGCTCCCTTCAGCTTCAAGACGCTCGTCTTCGTGTCGGTGAGCACCGTGGCTTTCATCTTCCTGCCCTGGATCACGCCGCGCTTTTTCCGCCGCTTCGGCGGCCGGCCCTCGGAACTCGAAGCGAAGTTCCTGATGCTGTGCCTGTTCGGGCTCGGGGCGCTTGCCACCTGGGCCGACAGCGAAGCGGTACTGCCCGCCTATGTGGTCGGGATGGTGCTGGCGGGAACGGTCGGCAAGGACCACGTCCTGATCCGCCGCCTGCGCACCCTCACTTTCGGATTGCTGACGCCGTTCTACTTCATTCGCGCCGGCTCGCTGGTGTCGGTGCCGGCGCTGGTCGCTGCGCCGGCCGCCTTCCTGATACTGCTGGTCGCCAAGATTGCGACCAAGATCGCCGGTGTCTACCCTCTCACGCGCACTTACGGCTCGCGCAACCCCGAGGCCATGTACACGACGCTGCTCATGTCCACCGGACTTACCTTCGGCACGATCTCCGCGCTCTTCGGCCTGTCGCACGGCGTTGTCGATCAGAGCCAGTACTCTGCCCTGGTGGCTGCCGTGATCTGCAGCGCCGTCGTCCCCACGATGATCGCGAATGCTTTCTACCTGCCGCATCACTTGCTGCGCCAGGATGAGTCTCAGGGAGCAGTCCGCTCGGCGCTGCCAGCCGTACAGAAGACAACGTGAAGGAGCCCCGGCGATGCATAAGATTCTCGCTGCCTACGACGGATCCGAGCCTGCCCGAGACGGGCTCGATTTCGCTGTCGACCTGGTTCGCCACTACGGTGCAGAACTCTACGTGCTCGCCGTATCGAGGCCGCCCGAGTTCGCCGAGGACGTGGAAGCAGAAGCGGTGATCGAGAACTCTCGCCGCTATTTCCAGCGGCTGCTGGACGAGGTGAAGACGCGACTCGTGGCGGAGTCCGTGGCCGCGACCTGTGAGCTTGTGGTCGGCCACCCGGCGGAGCA
It contains:
- a CDS encoding universal stress protein, producing MHKILAAYDGSEPARDGLDFAVDLVRHYGAELYVLAVSRPPEFAEDVEAEAVIENSRRYFQRLLDEVKTRLVAESVAATCELVVGHPAEQILIYAERHDVDHIVMGYRGRSMFKRWLLGSVARRVIAYAHCAVTVMRK
- a CDS encoding cation:proton antiporter, encoding MTEIWTQAALWLGLALLATLVSIRLRIATALSEIVVGTIAQLLLGAALGGALLNADASWVKFLSGAGAIVLTFLAGAELDPGVFRMKWREATAVGMVSFAVPFFGCATVAYWGLGWSGQASWLAGIAMSTTSVAVVYAVMLEFGFNVTDYGKTVLAACFITDLATVVALGFIFAPFSFKTLVFVSVSTVAFIFLPWITPRFFRRFGGRPSELEAKFLMLCLFGLGALATWADSEAVLPAYVVGMVLAGTVGKDHVLIRRLRTLTFGLLTPFYFIRAGSLVSVPALVAAPAAFLILLVAKIATKIAGVYPLTRTYGSRNPEAMYTTLLMSTGLTFGTISALFGLSHGVVDQSQYSALVAAVICSAVVPTMIANAFYLPHHLLRQDESQGAVRSALPAVQKTT